The DNA region GAAGAATTACTCGATAATGGCACTTACGGCATATTAACAGAAATTGACGATGTAATAGCCATGTCCAATGGTATACAGGCCATATTGGAAAGGAAAATAATATTTGAACCAGAACTTTTAAAGCAAAGGATAACTGATACCTTTTCTTTTAATCATATGATGGCAAATACCCAGTCACTACTTTTTCCGAGTAAAAACTAATACCACTTAAACCATGCAAAAAGAAATCAATAAATGCATAGAAGTCCTTCTAAACGGTGGTCTCATCCTCTACCCTACGGACACCGTATGGGGTATTGGCTGTGATGCAACAAACGAAGCGGCTGTTAAGAAAGTGTACGATTTAAAACAACGAGAAGATACAAAGGCACTTATTTGCTTGGTGGCTAATGATGCTATGCTAGAGCGCACTGTGGAAGCAGTTCCTGAAGTTGCTTATGACATTATAGACCTTTCTACCAAACCCACAACCATAATTTACGACAAACCTAAAGGGGTTGCCAAGAATTTAGTGGCTGCAGACAATACCTTGGCTGTGAGAATAGCTTCGGACAAGTTCTGCAGATATCTCATAAATAAGTTCA from Zobellia alginiliquefaciens includes:
- a CDS encoding L-threonylcarbamoyladenylate synthase; its protein translation is MQKEINKCIEVLLNGGLILYPTDTVWGIGCDATNEAAVKKVYDLKQREDTKALICLVANDAMLERTVEAVPEVAYDIIDLSTKPTTIIYDKPKGVAKNLVAADNTLAVRIASDKFCRYLINKFKKPIVSTSSNISGRPTPKSFGEIDPVILKGVDYVVNLQPEQKSAVPSAIIKLGNDGTVKIIRK